From the Corticium candelabrum chromosome 2, ooCorCand1.1, whole genome shotgun sequence genome, one window contains:
- the LOC134198472 gene encoding actin-binding protein IPP-like produces the protein MRVTMAWPKDMLEEIEDFCLERSIRSLKTNEEIEKLSVDEKLSSLDRALYLLKKRSHGRLAFREKRKVTVQLEKKRKPAEDAQKEMCTAREEIRKAKEETRQARQETGQAKQEMKKAKIETKGERLKIMALEHEKSMCPASHHHHQINDSLPSWIQWNVHMPHDRWSYNRMGEIEGRLVVGGYDNSLHFLTYKHDKWDKFVRKNGDIRNVVCHQGVCLVCVKDGDKDQFVIEQFYLNEDKKWRFLTVLPNELQLYGVSVALHDNSLYVVGGETKSREIVNTARVCDLHSGHWYKMDDMQIKRRYCSSVIINNTVFVGGGLTDEYHYSNIVECADVRDRKWRTIPSTTTYDSTLTSVSNRLVGTGGWTQQGIISPTNIVEVYDERSTKWLPLPRMTHKRWAHSAFSTQNGELITAGGLDERFEIIMSIESLKCP, from the exons ATGAGAGTCACGATGGCGTGGCCAAAGGACATGCTGGAAGAGATAGAAGACTTTTGCTTGGAGAGGTCGATAAGAAGTCTCAAG ACCAATGAGGAAATCGAGAAGTTGAGTGTCGACGAGAAATTGAGTTCTTTGGATCGAGCTCTGTATTTGCTCAA GAAACGAAGCCATGGAAGACTCGCGTTCAGAGAGAAGAGAAAGGTGACGGTGCAATtggagaagaaaagaaaaccaGCGGAAGATGCACAGAAAGAGATGTGTACAGCAAGAGAAGAAATCAGGAAAGCAAAAGAGGAAACAAGACAAGCAAGACAAGAAACTGGACAAGCAAAGCAAGAGATGAAGAAAGCAAAGATTGAAACAAAAGGAGAAAGGCTGAAGATTATGGCACTTGAACATGaaaagtcaatgtgtcctgctagccatcatcatcatcag atcaatgacagtctACCATCATGGATACAGTGGAATGTACACATGCCTCATGACAGGTGGTCATATAATAGAATGGGAGAGATTGAAGGCAGACTAGTGGTAGGAGGTTATGATAATAGTCTGCATTTTCTCACTTATAAACATGATAAGTGGGACAAGTTTGTCAGAAAGAATGGTGACATCAGGAATGTAGTGtgtcatcaaggtgtgtgtctggtgtgtgtgaaGGATGGAGATAAAgatcagtttgtgattgaacaattttatttgaatgaagacaagaaatggcgtttcctcacagttctaccaaacgaactgcagttgtatggtgtatctgttgctcttcatgacaactcactgtatgtggtgggtGGTGAGACTAAGTCAAGGGAGATAGTGAACACAGCACGCGTGTGTGACCTTCACAGCGGTCATTGGTATaagatggatgacatgcaaATAAAACGTCGTTActgttcttctgttattataaacaacacagtgtttgtagggGGAGGATTGACTGATGAATATCACTATAGTAAtattgttgagtgtgcagatgttcgtgatagaaaatggagaacaatcCCCTCTACAACCACATATGACTCTACACTAACGTCAGTCAGTAACAGACTGGTGGGGACTGGAGGATGGACACAACAGGGGATTATTTCTCCAACTAATATTGTAGAAGTATATGATGAGAGATCTACCAAATGGCTTCCTCTTCCACGCATGACCCACAAACGGTGGGCACATTctgcattctcaactcagaatggagaactcatcacagcaggaGGATTGGATGAAAGATTCGAAATCATCATGTCAATAGAAAGTCTGAAATGTCCATAA
- the LOC134198579 gene encoding kelch-like protein 24a, with amino-acid sequence MSHVRWFPYNRMGEIEGRLVVGGRDGNLHVLTYEHDKWDKFVRKNGYIRNVLCHQGVCLVCVEDGDKDQFVIEQFYLNEDKKWRFLTVLPNELQLGGVSVALHDNSLYVVGGRTKSGERVNTACVCDLHSGHWSKMDDMQTKHCFCSSVIINNTVFVGGGEIDGHYSSNIVECADVRDRKWRTISSTTTCWPTLTSVSNRLVETGGLTQQRICSPSNIVELYDERSTKWLPLPHMTHKRMAHAAFSTQNGELITAGGYPEYSIESLKCD; translated from the coding sequence ATGTCTCATGTCAGGTGGTTTCCATATAATAGAATGGGAGAGATTGAAGGGAGACTAGTGGTAGGAGGTCGTGATGGTAATCTGCATGTTCTCACTTATGAACATGATAAGTGGGACAAGTTTGTCAGAAAGAATGGTTACATCAGGAATGTATTGtgtcatcaaggtgtgtgtcttgtgtgtgtggaaGATGGAGATAAAgatcagtttgtgattgaacaattttatttgaatgaagacaagaaatggcgtTTCCTCACAGTTCTACCAAACGAACTACAGTTGGGTGgtgtatctgttgctcttcatgacaactcactgtatgtggtgggtGGTAGGACTAAGTCAGGGGAGAGAGTGAACacagcatgtgtgtgtgaccttcacagcggtcattggtctaagatggatgacatgcaaacaaaacattgtttctgttcttctgttattataaacaacacagtgtttgtagggGGAGGAGAGATTGATGGACATTACTCTAGCAATATTGTagagtgtgcagatgttcgtgatagaaaatggagaacaatcTCCTCTACAACCACATGTTGGCCTACACTAACGTCAGTCAGTAACAGACTGGTGGAGACTGGAGGATTGACACAACAGAGGATTTGTTCTCcttctaatattgtagaattatatgatgagagatctaccaaatggcttcctctcccacacatgacacacaaacggatggcacatgctgcattctcaactcagaatggagaactcatcacagcaggaGGGTATCCTGAATATTCCATAGAAAGTCTGAAGTGTGACTaa
- the LOC134176572 gene encoding uncharacterized protein LOC134176572 gives MSSQLDEYQRYVTLNIVKLVQTLRPSLLLDHLVASNLVTMQEARELRQCSTEQSGARMLLYDILPYKENAVDRLCEILKEAGQLHIVRDVMKRGGVVCTDEPASNLQTVQQQQAIQQAESNEQCDGVNGQEKSMTEIVQQQGSTPDPTEDNCSREREELLQQEDWTSGSTVEAATTSQEDLEVDSEWKELLKHCLPDLLAALRPSLFLDQLRGSSLLSQEEHTDLQEDSLSETDRSDRLVITILPRKGKGSFEIFCKILCNVENQNHIVSEILKVQNPFSLSTCAAVPLSGETIGQSDSSETFKRKRVHERSSDSSHSKRWSVEAKIRSATFIFRKKDKETVKNWKESIRKMCRKCYKISKKNVKFVFSLPPAGQVDLQFFGDTVNKIAVIHLVGVAPYRVESHKGRFVSFVADFMNVTEDHIHYKGATKGSSLVLFQMRMDDYFRLFFALTVEARCIALYQTLKWTFPELVGVKFRLGGLPAVELSNFGVRLERVLMDEGSTLRILKMNQMTLLLLSAIALQLKYMNIEKHICDLFEDVDGLTNDLSSSKNQIIALQKSVLDAKISSGKNKRLLDKLGNDRIDHAVKEIVEDKNSVATRFRRMKLREHTTARDVYEKLDVIKGLGEEVETKLSQRPQLAELTTYSHSLIEGLQARVANLKLSRKMAKMGSMKQQTETMEEKWTNLALRLDKAQSVEGIELVYTSMTVCHYGHSGM, from the exons ATGTCATCTCAGTTGGATGAATATCAGAGATATGTTACTCTCAATATTGTGAAACTTGTTCAAACATTGCGTCCGTCGTTGCTATTAGATCATCTAGTCGCCAGTAATCTTGTGACTATGCAAGAAGCTCGCGAACTGAGACAATGTTCTACAGAGCAAAGCGGCGCGCGAATGCTGCTCTACGATATCCTGCCATACAAGGAAAACGCAGTTGATAGACTTTGTGAGATTCTGAAAGAAGCAGGTCAGCTACATATCGTTAGAGACGTTATGAAGAGAGGAGGTGTTGTTTGTACAGATGAGCCTGCAAGTAATCTGCAGAcagtacagcaacagcagGCCATCCAACAAGCAGAATCTAATGAGCAG TGTGATGGGGTTAATGGACAGGAGAAAAGCATGACAGAAATTGTACAGCAGCAAGGTAGTACGCCTGATCCTACTGAAGACAACTGCAGCAGAGAAAGGGAGGAActgttgcagcaggaagattggACTAGTGGATCAACAGTGGAAGCAGCTACAACTTCACAGGAAGATCTCGAGGTAGATTCTGAATGGAAGGAGCTTTTGAAGCATTGTCTTCCAGATCTTCTAGCTGCTCTTCGTCCAAGTTTGTTTTTGGATCAACTTCGAGGTTCTAGTTTACTTTCTCAAGAAGAACACACAGACCTTCAAGAAGATTCATTGTCTGAAACTGATCGATCGGACAGACTTGTAATTACTATTCTTCCTCGAAAAGGAAAGGGATCgtttgaaatattttgtaagATTCTTTGTAATGTGGAGAATCAAAATCATATTGTAAGTGAAATTCTGAAAGTTCAAAATCCATTCTCACTTTCTACCTGTGCTGCCGTTCCACTTAGTGGGGAAACGATTGGTCAATCTGACAGCAGTGAGACATTCAAAAGGAAAAGAGTACATGAACGTTCCAGTGACTCATCTCATTCTAAGCGATGGAGTGTTGAGGCAAAGATTCGTAGTGCAACTTTTATTTTTAGAAAGAAAGATAAAGAAACTGTCAAGAACTGGAAGGAGAGTATTAGAAAAATGTGTCGAAAATGTTATAAAATATCAAAAAAGAATGTAAAGTTTGTGTTCAGTCTTCCACCAGCTGGTCAAGTGGATCTCCAATTCTTTGGTGACACAGTCAACAAGATAGCTGTAATTCACTTGGTTGGTGTAGCACCATATCGTGTTGAAAGCCACAAGGGACggtttgtttcttttgttgctgATTTCATGAATGTGACAGAAGATCACATTCATTATAAGGGAGCAACTAAAGGCTCATCTCTTGTTCTGTTTCAAATGCGAATGGATGACTACTTTAGACTTTTTTTTGCACTGACAGTGGAAGCACGATGCATTGCACTTTATCAAACATTGAAATGGACATTTCCAGAGTTAGTTGGGGTCAAGTTTAGACTTGGCGGTTTGCCAGCAGTGGAATTGAGCAATTTTGGAGTGAGGTTGGAGAGAGTGTTGATGGATGAAG gAAGCACATTGAGAATTTTGAAGATGAACCAGATGACCTTGTTGTTACTGTCAGCGATTGCTTTA CAATTGAAGTACATGAACATTGAGAAACACATATGTGATTTGTTTGAAGATGTTGATGGTCTAACTAATGATCTGTCAAGCTCAAAGAATCAG ATCATAGCATTACAGAAATCAGTTCTAGATGCAAAGATCTCAAGCGGAAAGAACAAAAGACTGTTGGATAAACTTGGGAATGACAGAATTGATCATGCAGTTAAG GAAATTGTAGAAGACAAGAATTCTGTTGCTACTCGTTTCAGAAGAATGAAATTGAGAGAGCATACCACTGCAAGGGATGTATAT GAAAAACTTGATGTGATTAAAGGGCTTGGAGAAGAAGTAGAGACAAAGTTATCACAAAGACCACAA TTGGCAGAGTTAACTACATACAGTCACTCATTGATAGAAGGATTACAAGCAAGAGTAGCTAATCTCAAGCTTTCTAGGAAAATGGCTAAAATGGGTTCAATG aaacaacagacagaaacgaTGGAAGAGAAGTGGACAAATTTGGCCCTTCGACTTGACAAAGCACAATCTGTAGAAGGGATTGAG CTTGTGTACAC atcaatgacagtctgCCATTATGGACACAGTGGAATGTAG
- the LOC134198477 gene encoding uncharacterized protein LOC134198477 produces MIPQNNTMKSKSGHFHEISELDDEKDDDVELCVSCASEVESRIEISKKYTKEKKKEKKSLHGFLRRLLGHKRRERKMDLDDGFLVSLVNRQEQLHSSKKLQSVGRASEKGREETVRTWTENGRTLISC; encoded by the exons ATGATaccacaaaacaacacaatgaa ATCAAAATCAGGCCATTTTCATGAAATTAGTGAACTTGATGATGAAAAGGATGATGATGTGGAACTTTGTGTCTCGTGTGCTAGTGAGGTTGAGTCGAGGATCGAAATCAGTAAGAAATACAcgaaagaaaagaagaaagagaagaaatcTTTGCATG GGTTTCTGAGGCGACTGTTGGGTCATAAGAGGAGGGAGAGAAAAATG GACTTGGATGATGGTTTCTTAGTGTCTCTTGTTAATCGTCAAGAGCAACTTCACTCGTCAAAAAAATTACAATCAGTTGGGAGAGCATCTGAGAAAGGTAGAGAAGAGACAGTTAGGACATGGACAGAGAATGGCAGGACTTTG atcTCTTGTTGA
- the LOC134176573 gene encoding uncharacterized protein LOC134176573, which translates to MSSQSEDYQRYVIDNLVELVQALCVSALFDHLLSRRLVTLEERDRLKECSTEQERARMLLCDVFRYKENVVDRFCDVLKEAGQLHIARDVMKRGGVVCADEPASNLQTVQQQQTIQQAEPNEQCDGLNGQEKSTTEIVQQQGNMTEPTEDNCTREREELLQHEDGTSGSTVEAATTLQEDLKVDSEWKELLKHCLPDLLAALRPSLFLDQLRGSNLLSQEEHTDLQEDSLSETDRSDRLVITILPRKGKGSFEIFCKILCNVENQKHIVSEILKVQNPSLRPTCAGIPLSGETIGQSDSSETLKRKRVNEDSSDSSHSKRSCDNENNRSAVFIFRMKDKENERDWKEESIRELCRIWFKISPKNVDFVYSLPPAGQMDHVCFGDTVNKIAVIDVNGVAPDLVEKYKSRLVSIIARFMKVKEDRIHYMEATTGSSLVLIQMRMDDYFRLFSALTVEAQCIALYQTLKWTFPELVGVKFRLGGLPAVDLSNLGVSVERVLMDEGSNLRVLRTNQTILLLLAVIALQLKYMNIEKHICDLKQDVHGLTNDLLSSKNQSMALQETVLDAKIFSSQNTRVLDKLGNDRIDHAVKEIVEDKNSIAACFRRMKLREDTIARDVNEKLDVIKGLGEEVETKLSQRPQLTELTAYSHSLIEGLQARVANLKISRKIPKMRSMKQQTETMGEKWTNLALRLEKAQSVEGIQINDSLPSWTQWNVHMPYDSLLPYNRMGEIEGRLVVGGRDGNLHVLTYEHDKWDKFVRKNCYIRNVVCHQGVCLVCLKDGDKDQFVIEQFYLNEDKKWRFLTVLPNELQLDGVSVALYDNSLYMVGGETKSGEIVNTARVYDLHSGHWSKMDDMQTKCRACSSVIIKNTVFVGGGWTGGVCQGNIVECADVRDRKWRTIPSTTTYYPTLTSVSNRLVGTGGTTQQWFSSPSNIVELYDERSTKWLSLPHMSHKRSAHAAFSTQNGELITAGGMRAEHPIESLKCD; encoded by the exons ATGTCATCTCAGTCTGAAGACTATCAGAGATATGTTATAGACAACTTGGTGGAACTTGTTCAagcattgtgtgtgtctgctctATTTGACCATTTACTCTCACGTCGTCTTGTAACTTTGGAAGAACGTGATAGATTGAAGGAATGTTCTACTGAGCAAGAGAGAGCTCGCATGCTGCTATGCGATGTTTTTCGATACAAAGAAAACGTAGTTGATCGGTTCTGCGATGTTCTCAAGGAAGCAGGTCAGCTACATATCGCTAGAGACGTTATGAAGAGAGGAGGCGTGGTTTGTGCAGACGAGCCTGCAAGTAATCTGCAGAcagtacagcaacagcagaccATCCAACAAGCAGAACCTAATGAACAG TGTGATGGGCTCAATGGACAGGAGAAAAGCACGACAGAAATTGTGCAGCAGCAAGGTAATATGACTGAACCTACTGAAGACAACTGCACTAGAGAAAGGGAGGAATTGTTGCAGCATGAAGATGGGACTAGTGGATCAACAGtggaagcagctacaacgttACAGGAAGATCTCAAGGTAGATTCTGAATGGAAGGAGCTTTTGAAGCATTGTCTTCCAGATCTTCTAGCTGCTCTTCGTCCAAGTTTGTTTTTGGATCAACTTCGAGGTTCTAATTTACTTTCTCAAGAAGAACACACAGACCTGCAAGAAGACTCATTGTCTGAAACTGATCGATCAGACAGACTTGTAATTACTATTCTTCCTCGAAAAGGAAAGGGATcatttgaaatattttgtaagATTCTTTGTAATGTGGAGAATCAAAAGCATATTGTAAGTGAAATTCTGAAAGTCCAAAATCCATCCTTACGTCCTACATGTGCTGGCATTCCACTTAGTGGGGAAACGATTGGTCAATCTGACAGTAGTGAGACACTCAAGAGGAAAAGAGTGAATGAAGATTCTAGTGACTCATCTCATTCTAAACGATCGTGTGATAATGAAAACAATCGTAGTGCAGTGTTTATTTTCAGAATGAAAGATAAAGAAAATGAAAGGGACTGGAAGGAGGAAAGTATTAGGGAACTGTGTCGAATATGGTTTAAAATATCACCGAAAAATGTAGATTTTGTGTACAGTCTTCCACCAGCTGGTCAAATGGATCATGTATGTTTTGGTGACACAGTCAACAAGATAGCTGTAATTGATGTGAATGGTGTGGCACCAGATCTTGTTGAGAAGTACAAAAGTCGGTTAGTTTCAATCATTGCTCGTTTTATGAAGGTGAAAGAAGATCGCATTCATTATATGGAGGCGACTACAGGCTCATCTCTTGTTCTCATTCAAATGCGAATGGATGACTACTTTAGACTTTTTTCTGCACTGACAGTGGAAGCACAATGCATTGCACTTTATCAAACATTGAAATGGACATTTCCAGAGTTAGTTGGGGTCAAGTTTAGACTTGGTGGTTTGCCAGCAGTGGATTTGAGCAATTTAGGAGTGAGCGTGGAGAGAGTGTTGATGGATGAAG GAAGCAACTTGAGAGTTTTGAGGACGAACCAGACGATCTTGTTGTTACTGGCAGTGATTGCTTTA CAACTCAAGTACATGAACATTGAGAAACACATATGTGATTTGAAGCAAGATGTTCATGGTCTAACTAATGATCTGTTGAGTTCAAAGAATCAG AGCATGGCATTACAGGAAACAGTTCTAGATGCAAAGATCTTTAGCAGTCAGAACACAAGAGTGTTGGATAAACTTGGGAATGACAGAATTGATCATGCAGTTAAG GAAATTGTAGAAGACAAGAATTCCATTGCTGCATGTTTCAGAAGAATGAAATTGAGAGAAGATACCATTGCAAGAGATGTAAAT GAAAAACTTGATGTGATTAAAGGGCTTGGAGAAGAAGTAGAGACAAAGTTATCACAAAGACCACAA TTGACAGAGTTAACTGCATACAGTCATTCATTGATAGAAGGATTACAAGCAAGAGTAGCTAATCTCAAGATTTCTAGGAAAATACCTAAAATGCGTTCAATG aaacaacagacagaaacaatggGAGAGAAGTGGACAAATTTGGCCCTTCGACTTGAAAAAGCACAGTCTGTAGAAGGGATTCAG atcaatgacagtctgCCATCATGGACACAGTGGAATGTACACATGCCTTATGACAGTTTGTTGCCATATAATAGAATGGGAGAGATTGAAGGCAGACTAGTGGTAGGAGGTCGTGATGGTAATCTGCATGTTCTCACTTATGAACATGATAAGTGGGACAAGTTTGTCAGAAAGAATTGTTACATCAGGAATGTAGTGtgtcatcaaggtgtgtgtctggtgtgtttgAAGGATGGAGATAAAgatcagtttgtgattgaacaattttatttgaatgaagacaagaaatggcgtttcctcacagttctaccaaacgaactgcagttggatggtgtatctgttgctctttatgacaactcactgtatATGGTGGGTGGTGAGACTAAGTCAGGGGAGATAGTGAACACAGCGCGTGTGTATGACCTTCACAGCGGTCATTGGTCTaagatggatgacatgcaaacaaaatgtcGTGCCTGTTCGTCTGTTATTATAAAAaacacagtgtttgtagggGGAGGATGGACTGGTGGAGTTTGCCAAGGTAAtattgttgagtgtgcagatgttcgtgatagaaaatggagaacaatcCCCTCTACAACCACATATTACCCAACACTAACGTCAGTCAGTAACAGACTGGTGGGCACTGGAggaacaacacaacagtggTTTTCTTCTCcttctaatattgtagaattatatGATGAGAGATCTACCAAATGGCTTTCTCTTCCACACATGTCACACAAACGGTCGGcacatgctgcattctcaactcagaatggagaactcatcacagcaggaGGGATGCGTGCTGAACATCCAATAGAAAGTCTTAAGTGTGACTAA